The following coding sequences lie in one Lelliottia jeotgali genomic window:
- a CDS encoding SSU ribosomal protein S15p (S13e) has protein sequence MSLSVEAKAKIVSEFGRGTNDSGSTEVQVALLTAQINHLQGHFAEHKKDHHSRRGLLRMVSQRRKLLDYLKRKDVARYTALIERLGLRR, from the coding sequence ATGTCTCTAAGCGTTGAAGCTAAAGCTAAAATCGTTTCCGAGTTCGGTCGTGGTACTAACGACAGCGGTTCTACCGAAGTTCAGGTTGCCCTGCTGACTGCACAGATTAACCACCTGCAGGGTCACTTTGCAGAGCACAAAAAAGATCACCACAGCCGTCGTGGTCTGCTGCGTATGGTTTCTCAGCGTCGTAAACTGCTCGACTACCTGAAACGTAAAGATGTTGCACGCTACACCGCGCTGATCGAGCGTCTGGGTCTGCGTCGCTAA
- a CDS encoding tRNA pseudouridine synthase B yields the protein MSRPRRRGRDVHGVLLLDKPQGASSNDVLQKVKRIYNANRAGHTGALDPLATGMLPVCLGEATKFSQYLLDSDKRYRVIAKLGQRTDTSDADGQVVEERPVTFSEEQLQAALESFRGDTQQVPSMYSALKYQGKKLYEYARQGIEVPREARPITVYELLFIRHEGDELELEVHCSKGTYIRTIIDDLGEKLGCGAHVIYLRRLAVSKYPVERMVTLEHLRALVEQAEEQGISPADLLDPLLMPMDSPASDFPIVNLPLTSSVYFKNGNPVRTTDTPHTGLVRVTEGEENKFIGMGEIDDEGRVAPRRLVVEYPV from the coding sequence ATGAGTCGTCCTCGTCGTCGCGGTCGCGACGTGCACGGCGTGCTGTTGCTGGATAAACCACAAGGTGCATCCAGCAACGACGTGCTGCAAAAAGTAAAACGCATTTATAATGCCAACCGCGCCGGTCATACCGGTGCGCTAGACCCACTGGCGACCGGTATGCTGCCGGTTTGCCTGGGTGAGGCAACCAAGTTTTCTCAGTACCTGCTCGATTCCGATAAGCGTTATCGTGTGATCGCTAAACTTGGCCAGCGCACGGATACTTCCGATGCGGATGGTCAAGTTGTCGAAGAGCGTCCGGTGACCTTCAGTGAAGAACAGCTTCAGGCGGCGCTTGAAAGCTTCCGTGGTGATACCCAACAGGTGCCATCCATGTATTCGGCGCTGAAGTATCAGGGTAAGAAGCTGTACGAATATGCACGACAGGGGATTGAAGTCCCGCGTGAAGCACGCCCGATTACTGTTTACGAGCTGCTGTTTATTCGCCATGAAGGTGACGAACTGGAGCTGGAAGTTCACTGTTCGAAAGGCACCTATATTCGCACTATCATTGACGATCTCGGTGAAAAGCTGGGCTGTGGCGCGCACGTGATTTATCTGCGTCGTCTCGCGGTCAGTAAATATCCGGTTGAACGTATGGTGACGCTTGAGCATCTTCGTGCGCTGGTCGAACAGGCAGAAGAGCAGGGGATCTCCCCGGCTGATTTGCTCGATCCGCTGCTGATGCCGATGGACAGTCCGGCCTCTGATTTCCCGATCGTGAATTTGCCCCTGACGTCATCCGTTTACTTTAAAAACGGTAACCCGGTTCGCACGACAGATACCCCGCATACCGGGCTGGTTCGTGTGACGGAAGGCGAAGAAAACAAGTTCATCGGAATGGGTGAAATCGACGACGAAGGCCGCGTCGCACCGCGTCGCCTGGTGGTTGAATATCCGGTTTAA
- a CDS encoding Ribosome-binding factor A, whose product MAKEFGRPQRVAQEMQKEIALILQREIKDPRVGMMTTVSGVEMSRDLAYAKVFVTFLNDKDEAAVKNGIKALQEASGFIRSLLGKAMRLRIVPELTFFYDNSLVEGMRMSNLVTSVVKHDDERRVNPEEDSKED is encoded by the coding sequence ATGGCGAAAGAATTTGGTCGCCCACAGCGCGTGGCTCAGGAGATGCAGAAAGAAATCGCTCTCATCCTGCAACGTGAAATTAAAGACCCACGCGTGGGCATGATGACCACCGTTTCGGGTGTTGAGATGTCCCGTGATCTGGCGTATGCCAAAGTGTTCGTCACATTCCTGAACGATAAAGACGAAGCCGCTGTTAAAAACGGCATTAAAGCATTGCAGGAAGCCTCTGGTTTCATTCGTTCTTTGCTTGGCAAAGCCATGCGTCTGCGCATCGTGCCTGAGCTGACCTTCTTCTACGATAACTCACTGGTAGAAGGTATGCGGATGTCCAACCTGGTGACCAGCGTGGTTAAACATGACGATGAGCGTCGTGTGAACCCGGAAGAAGACAGCAAGGAGGACTGA